In a genomic window of Spodoptera frugiperda isolate SF20-4 chromosome 18, AGI-APGP_CSIRO_Sfru_2.0, whole genome shotgun sequence:
- the LOC118278090 gene encoding uncharacterized protein LOC118278090: protein MHRISTRLSQKIAEEAQLLAEEKWIIDALRKLKQQRNGLQIEKLHLENLRASVLNEELKNSLSSAPSGVVTAIPTAITPTSVTATLPNTNITIIPINVTTKDNSNKSSKPTTSKSPELSLPDEPSIPVTSSQFDVPLSNIDDEICNTEKLNLSVTDSVFANRNMNRSDMEEDEEDLDNGLEDDEDMENCLIEMNMLMQSKQ from the exons ATGCACAGAATAAGTACGCGCTTAAGTCAGAAAATAGCCGAAGAAGCACAGCTTCTTGCGGAAGAAAAATGGATTATTGACGCATTGAGAAAACTTAAACAGCAACGAAATGGTTTACag ATTGAAAAGCTACATTTAGAAAATCTAAGAGCATCTGTTCTGAACGAGGAACTGAAGAACAGCTTATCATCAGCACCAAGCGGTGTTGTTACTGCAATACCTACTGCTATTACACCCACTAGTGTTACTGCAACACTACCGAATACAAACATTACTATAATACCAATTAATGTTACCACCAAAGATAATAGTAATAAGAGTAGTAAGCCTACAACTTCCAAGTCTCCTGAGCTGTCTCTACCTGATGAACCGAGCATCCCTGTGACTTCATCTCAGTTTGATGTGCCTCTCAGCAACATTGATGATGAAATCTGCAATACTGAAAAACTTAATTTGTCCGTCACAGACTCTGTGTTTG CAAATAGAAATATGAATCGGTCAGATATGGAAGAAGATGaagaagacttggataatgggCTAGAAGATGATGAGGACATGGAGAACTGTTTGATAGAAATGAACATGTTGATGCAATCCAAACAATGA